In Kordia antarctica, the following proteins share a genomic window:
- a CDS encoding tetratricopeptide repeat protein, translating to MYTKTVFQILIVASLLASCSSKESQKVTASAEYDTYLEVAENKNITDATEIFNFWTSKLEKSPNQYPYHVKIASSHSQLFKATGEVSHLMEAARHLEIVNERTNYKNAGYIRSLVRNYISQHRFQESLVLLKKAEVLGENLDATQKMLFDVHLELGNIAEAELYLNNFKNTNSFDALIRLSKWYDHEGKLMAAIKAMEKAKFKAEDANNSFLKQWSYTNLADFYGHAGRIKDAYSHYLKALELDPNDAYAKKGIAWIVFSHEKNPEEALRILDTIMSQHKAPDYYLLKAEIAEYMGNIAEKEKNINAFLTAIEDKDYGVMYSSYAVSVLSEELNDTEKALKIAQQEVHLRPTAQSYDLLAWTYHLQGNSAKALEIIEKHVLNKTFEPVAMYHTAEILKANGNTTTIKDIKAELLESSFEVGPILTEKIQRL from the coding sequence ATGTATACCAAAACAGTTTTTCAAATCCTTATAGTCGCTTCTTTATTAGCAAGTTGCTCTTCTAAGGAATCTCAAAAAGTTACAGCTTCCGCTGAATATGACACGTATTTAGAAGTTGCTGAAAATAAAAACATAACTGATGCGACAGAAATTTTTAATTTTTGGACATCAAAGCTCGAAAAATCCCCAAATCAATATCCATATCACGTAAAAATTGCTAGTTCACATTCACAATTGTTTAAAGCGACTGGAGAAGTTTCTCATTTAATGGAAGCTGCACGTCATTTAGAAATTGTGAATGAAAGAACTAACTACAAAAACGCAGGTTATATTAGAAGTTTGGTTCGAAATTATATTTCGCAACATCGTTTTCAGGAATCTTTAGTATTGTTAAAGAAAGCAGAAGTTTTAGGCGAAAATTTAGATGCTACACAAAAAATGCTTTTTGATGTACATTTAGAACTTGGCAATATTGCAGAAGCAGAATTGTATTTAAACAATTTTAAAAATACTAATAGTTTTGATGCCTTAATCAGATTGTCCAAATGGTACGATCATGAAGGAAAATTGATGGCAGCTATCAAAGCTATGGAGAAAGCAAAGTTTAAAGCTGAAGATGCAAATAATAGCTTTTTAAAACAATGGTCATATACAAATTTGGCAGATTTTTACGGTCATGCCGGAAGAATTAAAGATGCATATTCTCATTATTTGAAAGCATTAGAATTAGATCCAAATGACGCGTATGCGAAGAAAGGAATTGCTTGGATTGTATTTTCACACGAAAAAAATCCTGAAGAAGCATTGCGTATTTTAGATACGATTATGTCACAACACAAAGCACCAGATTATTATTTACTAAAGGCAGAAATAGCCGAATACATGGGAAATATTGCTGAAAAAGAAAAAAATATTAATGCATTCCTAACTGCTATTGAAGATAAAGATTATGGTGTAATGTACAGTTCATATGCGGTTTCTGTATTGTCTGAAGAATTGAACGATACAGAAAAAGCATTGAAAATTGCACAACAAGAAGTACACTTACGTCCTACGGCACAATCGTATGATTTGTTAGCCTGGACATATCATTTACAAGGTAATTCCGCCAAAGCGTTAGAAATTATAGAAAAACACGTACTAAACAAAACTTTTGAACCTGTTGCAATGTATCATACAGCAGAAATTTTGAAAGCAAACGGAAACACAACAACAATTAAGGACATCAAAGCAGAATTACTAGAAAGTAGCTTTGAAGTTGGTCCAATATTGACAGAAAAAATACAACGCTTATAG
- a CDS encoding DUF4331 family protein: protein MKNIQSILGIILVSAFTLTSCSSDDNTVVASAQLDFSGTYAQQDQMGRPAVNTVFVSSGSKDSFNTTIPTQQNAAFQVMFQTNLTGLSPAFANAGDQNALGQDAAAFTGLLATDVLNVSLDGTTTFYDGTNVLTGRALADDVITVELLLIFGGENFMENPTLSDDHVDANDKPFLSSFPYLASPW, encoded by the coding sequence ATGAAAAATATACAATCAATTTTAGGAATTATTCTCGTAAGCGCTTTTACGTTAACGAGTTGTTCTTCAGACGACAATACCGTTGTAGCTAGTGCACAACTTGACTTTTCAGGAACGTATGCACAACAAGATCAAATGGGAAGACCAGCAGTAAATACTGTTTTTGTTTCTTCTGGAAGTAAAGATTCATTTAATACAACGATTCCAACGCAACAAAACGCAGCTTTCCAAGTAATGTTTCAAACAAACTTAACAGGTCTGAGTCCAGCCTTTGCAAATGCAGGAGATCAGAATGCTTTAGGACAAGATGCCGCTGCTTTTACAGGATTATTAGCTACAGATGTATTGAATGTTTCTCTTGATGGAACTACAACTTTTTATGATGGTACAAATGTATTAACAGGTCGTGCTTTGGCAGATGACGTAATTACAGTTGAATTATTATTAATTTTTGGTGGAGAAAATTTCATGGAAAACCCAACACTTTCCGATGACCACGTAGATGCAAATGACAAGCCTTTTTTGTCCTCTTTCCCATACTTAGCCTCACCTTGGTAA
- a CDS encoding DUF4331 family protein yields the protein MKRVTTILGISIVLVGSFFLIAADHIDAPAVQGTTSDITDFYAFQGADTNTIAFVVNTQGLLSPTATSSASFNENTLIEINIDTTGDNVEDLVIQAIPRDGKMYFFGPIAPSAAGLNSVVETSGTASSVDITAYGSTAITATNSGMTFFAGPRDDPFFMDFAQYGQIIAGNATAFNNPGADTFAGSNVLSIVVQVPKSLIGGSGTINTWVEAKGKQ from the coding sequence ATGAAACGAGTAACAACCATTTTAGGAATCAGCATTGTATTGGTGGGAAGTTTCTTTTTGATAGCAGCAGATCACATTGACGCGCCAGCTGTACAAGGAACAACTTCTGATATTACCGATTTCTACGCCTTTCAAGGAGCAGATACGAACACGATTGCTTTTGTAGTAAATACACAAGGATTGTTAAGTCCGACAGCAACTTCTAGTGCTTCGTTTAACGAAAACACATTAATTGAAATTAATATTGACACTACCGGAGACAATGTAGAAGATTTAGTGATTCAAGCAATTCCAAGAGACGGAAAAATGTACTTTTTTGGACCAATCGCGCCAAGTGCAGCAGGATTGAACAGTGTTGTTGAAACTTCTGGAACAGCTTCATCTGTAGATATTACAGCATACGGAAGTACTGCAATTACAGCAACTAATAGTGGAATGACGTTTTTCGCAGGACCAAGAGATGATCCTTTCTTTATGGATTTCGCACAGTACGGACAAATTATCGCAGGTAACGCAACGGCTTTTAACAATCCAGGAGCTGATACATTTGCAGGTTCTAATGTATTATCAATTGTTGTACAAGTGCCAAAATCACTAATTGGTGGTTCAGGAACTATCAACACTTGGGTAGAAGCTAAAGGAAAACAATAA
- the ettA gene encoding energy-dependent translational throttle protein EttA, translated as MSDDKKVIFSMNKVSKTYQSTNKQVLKDIYLSFFYGAKIGILGLNGSGKSTLLKIIAGVEKNYQGDVTFLPGYKVGYLEQEPLLDETKTVIEVVKEGVAETVAILDEYNKINDMFGLEEVYSDADKMDKLMAQQADLQDKIDASNAWELDTKLEIAMDALRTPEPDKLIGVLSGGERRRVALCRLLLQEPEILLLDEPTNHLDAESVHWLEHHLAQYKGTVIAVTHDRYFLDNVAGWILELDRGEGIPWKGNYSSWLDQKSTRMAQESKTASKRQKTLERELEWVRQGAKGRQTKQKARLKNYDKLMSQDQKQMDEKLEIYIPNGPRLGTNVIEATGVSKAFGDKLLYEDLAFNLPQAGIVGVIGPNGAGKTTIFKMIMGEEKPDKGSFTVGDTAKIAYVDQAHSNIDQEKSIWANFSGEQELVMMGGKQVNSRAYLSRFNFAGSEQNKKVSALSGGERNRLHLAMTLKEEGNVLLLDEPTNDLDVNTLRALEEGLENFAGCAVVISHDRWFLDRVCTHILAFEGNSEVYFFEGSFSEYEENKKKRLGGDLMPKRIKYKKLIR; from the coding sequence ATGTCAGACGATAAGAAAGTTATCTTTTCCATGAATAAGGTTTCCAAAACCTATCAAAGTACTAACAAGCAAGTTTTAAAAGATATATACCTAAGTTTTTTCTACGGAGCCAAAATCGGAATTCTCGGTTTAAACGGTTCTGGTAAATCTACTTTGCTTAAAATTATTGCAGGTGTAGAGAAAAACTATCAAGGTGACGTTACGTTTTTGCCAGGTTACAAAGTTGGATATTTAGAACAAGAACCTTTATTAGACGAAACAAAAACGGTAATAGAAGTTGTAAAAGAAGGTGTTGCCGAAACAGTGGCAATTCTTGATGAATACAACAAAATCAATGACATGTTCGGATTGGAAGAAGTTTATTCTGATGCAGACAAAATGGACAAGTTAATGGCGCAACAAGCCGATTTGCAAGATAAAATTGATGCTTCAAACGCTTGGGAATTAGATACCAAACTTGAAATTGCAATGGACGCATTACGTACGCCAGAACCAGACAAACTAATTGGTGTACTTTCTGGTGGAGAACGTCGCCGTGTTGCATTATGTCGTTTATTATTACAAGAACCAGAAATATTATTACTAGATGAGCCAACAAACCACTTGGATGCAGAATCTGTACATTGGTTAGAGCATCATTTAGCACAATATAAAGGAACCGTAATCGCGGTAACGCACGATAGATATTTCTTAGATAATGTTGCGGGTTGGATTTTAGAATTGGATAGAGGAGAAGGAATTCCTTGGAAAGGAAACTATTCTTCTTGGTTAGATCAAAAATCTACGCGTATGGCGCAAGAAAGCAAAACAGCTTCTAAACGTCAGAAAACATTAGAACGAGAATTAGAATGGGTTCGTCAAGGAGCAAAAGGTCGTCAAACCAAGCAAAAAGCACGTTTGAAGAACTATGACAAATTAATGAGTCAAGATCAAAAACAAATGGACGAGAAATTGGAAATCTACATTCCAAATGGTCCACGTTTAGGAACCAATGTGATTGAAGCAACAGGCGTTTCAAAAGCATTTGGCGATAAATTATTATATGAAGACTTAGCATTCAACTTACCACAAGCAGGAATTGTTGGTGTAATTGGTCCGAATGGAGCTGGAAAAACAACCATTTTCAAAATGATTATGGGCGAAGAAAAACCAGATAAAGGAAGTTTCACTGTTGGTGACACGGCAAAAATTGCCTATGTAGATCAAGCGCATTCAAATATTGACCAAGAAAAATCAATTTGGGCAAACTTCTCTGGCGAGCAAGAATTGGTGATGATGGGCGGAAAGCAAGTAAACTCTAGAGCGTATTTAAGCCGATTCAACTTTGCAGGAAGCGAGCAGAATAAAAAGGTAAGCGCACTTTCTGGTGGAGAACGCAACCGATTACATTTAGCCATGACGCTAAAAGAAGAAGGAAACGTTTTATTACTGGATGAGCCAACAAACGATTTGGATGTTAACACATTACGAGCATTGGAAGAAGGTTTGGAAAACTTTGCAGGTTGCGCCGTAGTAATTTCACACGATAGATGGTTTTTAGATCGTGTTTGTACACATATCCTAGCATTTGAAGGTAATTCGGAAGTATATTTCTTTGAAGGAAGCTTCTCAGAATATGAAGAAAATAAAAAGAAACGTTTAGGTGGCGACTTGATGCCGAAACGTATAAAATATAAGAAGTTGATTCGTTAG
- a CDS encoding transposase, whose translation MKYKKWSLQEKLEILSCSEELGIVETCRKYSVSTGTFYSWKKKHDTQGEAGLKVTYDTRSKELKHAEEENRILRKLLSNKEIELEIQRELLKKKFGTSDPRKI comes from the coding sequence ATGAAATACAAGAAATGGAGTTTACAAGAAAAGTTAGAAATACTATCCTGTTCTGAGGAACTTGGTATTGTTGAGACTTGTCGTAAATATAGTGTTAGTACTGGCACTTTTTATAGTTGGAAGAAGAAACATGATACCCAAGGAGAAGCTGGCTTAAAAGTTACTTATGATACTCGTAGTAAGGAATTAAAGCATGCAGAAGAAGAAAATAGAATACTCCGTAAGCTATTGAGTAATAAAGAAATTGAATTAGAAATTCAACGAGAACTCTTAAAAAAAAAGTTTGGGACATCCGATCCAAGAAAGATTTAG
- a CDS encoding IS3 family transposase, protein MSKHKISKTKVINMVGIVHSSYYRKPSFGKKGNKPSKFTYHNNNGFVTQDIVVESVKKILSHPFIDCGYRLMTCYLNRDGYTINHKKLYRILKQANLLKLKNRINRSGSGRKFVKFRKVKTVKPFDCLEMDIKIVWIPSAGKNAYLLSIIDVHTRRILIDLFAFSIKQAQVIALLSELFLNYQYPNNVVIRSDNGSQFIAKNVREYLELIGVSQEFTHIATPEENAHIEAYHGILKKEVFQRFEYRTFGEIEKILKQYVLFYNNERLHGLLGKITPIEKWNQDKHLILMKKLTA, encoded by the coding sequence TTGAGTAAGCACAAGATTAGCAAAACTAAGGTAATTAATATGGTTGGTATTGTTCATAGCAGTTACTATCGTAAACCAAGTTTTGGAAAAAAAGGTAATAAACCAAGTAAATTTACCTATCATAATAACAATGGATTTGTCACTCAAGATATTGTGGTTGAATCTGTAAAGAAAATACTAAGTCATCCATTTATAGATTGTGGTTACAGGTTAATGACTTGCTATTTGAATCGGGATGGCTATACAATAAACCATAAAAAACTATATAGAATACTAAAACAAGCAAATCTATTGAAATTAAAAAATCGTATTAATAGGAGTGGTTCTGGACGTAAGTTTGTTAAATTCAGGAAAGTAAAAACCGTAAAACCCTTTGACTGCCTAGAGATGGACATAAAGATAGTTTGGATACCAAGTGCTGGTAAAAACGCTTATTTACTTTCTATAATAGATGTTCATACGCGAAGAATATTAATAGATCTATTTGCTTTTTCAATTAAACAAGCGCAAGTGATAGCGTTATTGTCTGAATTGTTTTTAAATTATCAATATCCAAATAATGTTGTTATTAGAAGTGATAACGGGAGTCAGTTTATTGCAAAAAATGTAAGAGAGTATTTAGAACTTATAGGTGTAAGTCAAGAATTTACGCATATAGCAACACCAGAAGAGAACGCTCATATAGAAGCTTATCATGGCATTTTGAAAAAAGAAGTTTTTCAGAGATTTGAATATAGAACCTTTGGAGAGATAGAAAAAATCCTTAAACAATATGTGCTGTTTTATAATAATGAAAGGCTACATGGATTACTAGGAAAAATAACCCCAATTGAAAAATGGAATCAAGATAAACACCTAATTTTAATGAAAAAATTAACCGCATAA
- a CDS encoding SCO family protein, translating into MNYKAKLYKRNSFCLLVVVSFLLFNCKNDTRKPLDSRVATLPFYKEASFTPYWFESGSEAQKSFHQIPAFSLTNQEGETITEATFANKIYVTDFFFTTCPGICPKMTANMDILQQEFKDDAEILLLSHSVTPEMDSVPVLKAYAKNKGIESKKWHLVTGERSEIYDLGRNHYFVEENLGKPKTDDDFLHTENFVLIDKNRQIRGIYNGLNKTAVQQLIADIKTLKLE; encoded by the coding sequence ATGAATTACAAAGCGAAATTGTACAAACGAAATAGTTTTTGTTTGTTAGTAGTAGTTTCTTTTTTACTGTTTAATTGTAAAAATGATACACGAAAACCTTTGGATAGTCGAGTTGCAACCTTGCCTTTTTACAAAGAAGCTTCGTTTACGCCATATTGGTTTGAAAGTGGAAGTGAAGCACAAAAATCGTTTCATCAAATTCCTGCGTTTAGTTTAACAAATCAGGAAGGCGAAACAATTACGGAAGCAACTTTTGCAAACAAGATTTACGTTACAGACTTCTTCTTTACTACCTGTCCCGGAATCTGCCCAAAAATGACCGCAAATATGGACATTTTACAACAAGAATTTAAAGATGATGCTGAAATTTTATTGTTGTCACATTCGGTAACTCCAGAAATGGATTCGGTTCCTGTGTTAAAAGCATATGCTAAAAATAAAGGAATTGAGAGTAAAAAGTGGCATTTGGTTACAGGCGAACGTTCTGAAATTTACGACTTAGGTCGAAACCACTATTTTGTAGAAGAAAATCTGGGTAAACCCAAAACTGATGATGATTTTTTACATACAGAAAATTTTGTTTTGATTGATAAAAACAGACAAATTAGAGGAATTTATAATGGATTGAATAAAACAGCAGTTCAGCAATTAATTGCAGATATTAAGACGTTGAAACTTGAGTGA
- a CDS encoding toxin-antitoxin system YwqK family antitoxin — protein MNIIFYFQEIIKEQRITYSNFISFFGIILLLVSCQNKSQKVGTITEDISQKSSVVVSKDSLALKPTQGLVFYKNEPFTGISELKYANGIVAETIQYIKGKRNGVRKKWFPAGLLSYESNYVEGKQHGISKTWWNNGNLRSISNHIDGVVNGLQEQWYISGEKFKELTIVNGKEEGLQKAWRKNGKLFNNYEAKNGRYFGLKRSGLCYELQSEIVQTK, from the coding sequence ATGAATATTATATTTTATTTCCAGGAAATTATCAAGGAACAGCGAATAACATACAGTAATTTTATAAGTTTTTTTGGGATAATACTCTTATTAGTTTCATGCCAAAATAAGTCGCAAAAAGTAGGTACGATTACCGAAGATATTTCTCAAAAATCTTCGGTAGTTGTTTCTAAAGATTCGCTTGCACTGAAACCAACTCAAGGATTGGTTTTTTATAAAAATGAACCATTTACAGGAATTTCTGAACTCAAATATGCCAACGGAATTGTTGCAGAAACGATTCAGTATATAAAAGGAAAGAGAAACGGAGTACGTAAAAAGTGGTTTCCAGCTGGTTTGCTAAGTTATGAATCAAATTATGTAGAAGGAAAACAACACGGAATTTCAAAAACGTGGTGGAATAATGGAAATTTGCGTTCTATTTCAAATCATATTGATGGCGTTGTCAATGGACTTCAAGAACAATGGTATATATCTGGTGAAAAATTCAAGGAATTAACTATTGTGAACGGAAAAGAAGAAGGTTTGCAGAAAGCGTGGCGAAAAAACGGGAAACTATTTAATAATTACGAAGCTAAAAATGGACGTTATTTTGGCTTAAAACGATCAGGATTGTGTTATGAATTACAAAGCGAAATTGTACAAACGAAATAG
- a CDS encoding YHYH protein, whose protein sequence is MKNLFKITLAILVFASLLVACGSDDVASPDSATNNAPGSFTATITNVTETSANVNWSASTDADGDAVTYTVNLAGSEIASAVSQVTYALVGLTSGTNYSGTIVASDGNGGTTSTSFGFTTTAIVASLHNAFSEFDAANVTIMLNGSNVEIETNGMPNHTSPYWSNTTARSATDPMGNTLTTPASAQNHPLFVEPTATSYAMMAPGNIDDFNGSYSLTIPAIPTLASSSSATGLGAIGIAISGAMIYNDEEGPNVPLDNAVGSLDYTAAHTGPQSYHYHLETKAWSEDDEELIGIIADGFFLYGRKCNSTATYPTDLDASGGHTSTTQHTTTAEYHYHIQNELYLNEYYILFPGNYQGTANNIQ, encoded by the coding sequence ATGAAAAACTTATTTAAAATTACATTAGCAATACTTGTATTTGCAAGTTTATTGGTCGCTTGCGGAAGTGACGATGTAGCGTCTCCAGATTCAGCAACAAACAATGCGCCAGGAAGTTTTACTGCAACAATCACTAATGTTACAGAAACATCTGCAAACGTAAATTGGTCAGCTTCAACAGATGCAGATGGCGACGCAGTTACATATACTGTAAACCTTGCAGGATCTGAAATTGCAAGTGCTGTATCACAAGTAACATATGCATTAGTTGGTTTAACTTCTGGAACTAATTATTCAGGAACTATTGTGGCTTCTGATGGAAATGGCGGAACAACTTCTACATCATTTGGTTTTACAACCACTGCAATTGTAGCAAGTTTACATAATGCTTTTTCAGAGTTTGATGCTGCAAATGTTACCATTATGCTCAACGGATCTAACGTAGAAATTGAAACAAACGGAATGCCAAATCATACCTCGCCATATTGGTCAAACACAACTGCACGAAGTGCAACTGATCCAATGGGAAATACCTTAACAACTCCGGCTTCTGCTCAAAATCATCCATTATTTGTAGAGCCAACAGCAACTTCATATGCAATGATGGCGCCAGGAAATATTGACGATTTTAACGGTTCATATTCACTAACAATTCCTGCAATTCCAACGTTAGCTTCAAGTTCTAGTGCAACAGGTTTAGGTGCCATAGGAATTGCAATTTCAGGTGCTATGATTTACAATGATGAAGAAGGACCAAATGTACCTTTGGATAATGCAGTTGGCTCATTAGATTATACAGCGGCGCATACAGGACCGCAAAGTTATCACTACCATTTAGAAACAAAAGCTTGGTCTGAAGATGATGAAGAATTAATCGGAATTATTGCAGATGGATTCTTTTTATATGGACGTAAATGTAACTCTACAGCAACATATCCAACAGATTTAGATGCTTCTGGCGGACATACAAGTACAACGCAACATACAACAACTGCGGAATATCATTACCACATACAAAACGAACTTTACTTGAATGAATATTATATTTTATTTCCAGGAAATTATCAAGGAACAGCGAATAACATACAGTAA
- a CDS encoding YHYH protein: MKQILFTTFLLFAMITFAQETSKNTFSVTDGYECTEMVKYKSEVTISKQGKYRVIKSNAIPKHATGAFPNAGNPNTISPQEKTYKVALRPKKNKKLTSVYSEGMLGQGRPNYVFGVAINGVKMEPTAMEFFVNPTTREMNTAWAKEALSTNVDLGDDCNNAHVQPTGEYHYHGTPWGIVNNAAKNKMFLLGWAADGFPIYYKNGYVSDTNSELIELTSSYKLKEGNRPGDGISAPNGNYDGTYARDFEYIKGHGNLDEANGRFGKTPEFPNGTYYYVITDSFPSLPRFFVGTPNKSFKVGGGMRGGNRDGFPGRNSRGNTNERPNVDQLFEQMDTNNDGKLSKKEVKGPLQREFSKVDTNDDGFITKKELQNAPKPQGRQGGQRGRGQRGRQ, translated from the coding sequence ATGAAACAGATACTTTTTACTACTTTTTTATTATTTGCGATGATAACATTCGCGCAAGAAACTTCTAAAAACACATTTTCTGTAACAGACGGTTATGAATGTACAGAAATGGTAAAATACAAAAGTGAAGTTACCATTTCCAAACAGGGAAAATATCGCGTCATCAAATCCAACGCAATTCCAAAACACGCAACAGGTGCTTTTCCAAATGCAGGAAACCCAAATACAATTTCTCCACAAGAAAAAACATATAAAGTCGCTTTACGACCTAAAAAGAATAAAAAATTAACTTCTGTTTATAGTGAAGGAATGTTAGGACAAGGAAGACCAAATTATGTTTTTGGTGTTGCTATTAATGGTGTAAAGATGGAACCAACTGCGATGGAATTTTTCGTGAATCCAACTACGCGAGAAATGAATACGGCTTGGGCAAAAGAAGCGTTGAGTACAAATGTGGATTTAGGTGACGATTGCAATAATGCGCACGTGCAACCAACGGGCGAATATCATTATCACGGAACACCTTGGGGAATTGTAAATAATGCAGCTAAAAACAAGATGTTTCTACTTGGTTGGGCAGCCGATGGTTTTCCAATTTATTATAAAAATGGATATGTTTCTGATACAAATTCTGAGTTGATTGAATTAACTTCAAGTTATAAACTAAAAGAAGGAAATCGTCCTGGAGACGGAATTTCTGCTCCAAATGGAAACTACGACGGAACGTACGCACGCGATTTTGAATATATAAAAGGACATGGAAATTTGGACGAAGCAAATGGACGTTTTGGCAAAACACCTGAATTTCCAAACGGAACGTATTATTATGTAATTACTGATAGTTTTCCATCATTGCCACGATTTTTTGTGGGAACACCAAATAAAAGTTTCAAAGTTGGTGGCGGAATGCGCGGCGGAAATCGTGATGGTTTTCCAGGTAGAAACAGTCGAGGAAATACGAATGAACGTCCAAATGTAGATCAGCTTTTTGAGCAAATGGACACAAATAATGACGGAAAGTTGAGCAAAAAAGAAGTAAAAGGGCCATTACAACGCGAATTTTCTAAAGTTGACACAAATGATGATGGATTTATCACAAAGAAAGAATTACAAAATGCGCCAAAACCGCAAGGAAGACAAGGCGGACAAAGAGGTCGTGGACAGCGTGGAAGACAGTAA
- a CDS encoding Spy/CpxP family protein refolding chaperone: protein MKKNTLIYILLAFLVLMNGFFMVKIFGDSHPPNHNPGMFIAKELQFDEAQMNDFTKMNKTHHETMREISREVKELKDQLFDKLSETTVNETEINDITKRIGEKERQKDLKTFYHFKEVQKICTDEQRSKFNSIIQDALHRGGKKKGK from the coding sequence ATGAAAAAAAATACGCTTATATATATATTATTGGCTTTTCTTGTTTTAATGAATGGCTTTTTTATGGTGAAAATCTTTGGAGATTCGCATCCGCCAAATCACAATCCAGGTATGTTTATCGCAAAAGAATTACAGTTTGATGAAGCGCAAATGAACGATTTTACCAAGATGAATAAAACACATCATGAAACCATGCGTGAAATTTCTCGTGAGGTAAAAGAATTGAAAGATCAATTGTTTGATAAATTGTCTGAAACAACAGTAAACGAAACTGAAATTAATGATATTACAAAACGAATTGGCGAAAAAGAACGTCAAAAAGATTTGAAAACATTCTATCATTTTAAGGAGGTTCAAAAAATTTGTACCGACGAACAACGCTCCAAATTTAATTCCATTATACAAGACGCTTTACATCGAGGTGGAAAGAAAAAAGGAAAATAA
- a CDS encoding RNA polymerase sigma factor, with translation MKETSFISDLQAGKREAYSRLLDKYQQQVFHACLSFVPNKEDAEDIAQEVFVEVFKSIHTFKGNSKLSTWIYRISVNKSLEFIRKKNTKKRFAFMQSIFGNDIPVDKTSYFTEVNHPGIILENKEKSETIFKAIHQLPEAQRIVFTLHKVDGLPYKEVAEITEKSISSVESLMFRAKKNLQQILANFYKNEN, from the coding sequence TTGAAAGAAACTTCTTTTATATCAGATTTACAAGCAGGAAAACGGGAAGCGTATAGTCGTTTGTTAGATAAATATCAGCAACAGGTTTTTCATGCATGCTTATCTTTTGTACCAAATAAAGAAGATGCAGAAGATATTGCACAGGAAGTTTTTGTAGAAGTTTTTAAATCGATTCATACATTTAAAGGAAACTCTAAATTGTCTACTTGGATATATCGTATTTCTGTGAATAAATCGTTAGAGTTTATCCGAAAGAAAAATACTAAAAAGCGTTTTGCGTTTATGCAATCTATTTTCGGAAACGATATTCCTGTTGATAAGACTTCGTATTTCACCGAGGTGAATCATCCTGGAATTATTTTGGAGAATAAAGAAAAAAGTGAAACTATATTTAAAGCCATTCATCAATTGCCAGAAGCACAAAGAATTGTATTCACGTTGCACAAGGTTGATGGTTTACCTTATAAAGAAGTCGCAGAAATTACTGAGAAAAGTATCTCATCTGTAGAATCATTGATGTTTCGCGCCAAGAAAAATTTACAACAAATTCTAGCTAATTTTTATAAAAATGAAAATTAG